The Penaeus chinensis breed Huanghai No. 1 chromosome 29, ASM1920278v2, whole genome shotgun sequence genome window below encodes:
- the LOC125040843 gene encoding all trans-polyprenyl-diphosphate synthase PDSS1-like: protein MIHTASLVHDDVIDASDTRRGKPSVNSLYGQRKAVMAGDYILSVASAMLARIRNEEVIVILSQVLSDLVQGEFMQLGSKENENERFAHYLKKSFKKTASLLAYSCKAVALLSGADEDLQEVAFQYGRNVGIAFQLLDDILDLVASSNEIGKPTVTDLKLGLATAPVLFACEKFPELNPMIMRRFQEPGDVQKAFEFVHKSDGLEQTQFLARQHCDEAVRVISSLKPSIEQKALITLTDRVLNRGK from the exons ATGATCCACACGGCCTCCTTGGTCCACGATGACGTCATCGACGCAAGTGATACCCGCCGCGGGAAACCCTCCGTGAATTCGCTCTACGGACAACGCAAG GCCGTGATGGCTGGGGACTACATCTTGTCCGTCGCCTCCGCGATGCTGGCCAGGATCCGCAACGAGGAGGTCATCGTGATACTGTCTCAG GTGCTGAGCGACCTGGTTCAGGGGGAGTTCATGCAATTAGGCTcgaaggagaacgagaacgagagattTGCGCATTACCTCAAGAAGAGCTTCAAGAAAACGGCGTCACTCTTGGCGTACTCCTGCAAAGCG GTGGCTCTATTGTCAGGTGCAGATGAGGATCTGCAGGAAGTGGCCTTCCAGTATGGCCGAAATGTTGGCATTGCTTTCCAGCTTCTTGATGATATTCTTGATTTGGTGGCTTCCTCCAATGAGATTGGCAAGCCAACGGTCACAGACCTGAAGCTGGGACTAGCTACAGCACCTGTTTTATTTGCTTGCGAGAAG TTCCCTGAACTAAATCCAATGATCATGAGGAGATTCCAAGAACCTGGAGATGTACAGAAGGCATTTGAGTTTGTGCACAAGAGTGATGGATTAGAACAAACTCAGTTTTTGGCTCGGCAGCATTGTGACGAGGCTGTCAGGGTCATCAGTTCCCTCAAGCCATCGATAGAACAAAAAGCACTCATCACCTTAACAGACAGAGTGCTCAACCGTGGAAAATAG